ttggcgGCGGACTATTGCGCTGCGACTTGAGCACAGCGTCTAAATAGAAACGCTTCGTGAGCTCCTCTGCCGCCTTGCTGCCGTTGGGTATATGATTGTTGTTGAGCGCGTCACCACACTTCGAACTTTGCGTTACGCGCTCCGCATCCTTACAAGCATCCAACTTATTACTGTATGGCGCAGTGGTAGCCGTTGTCAATGGTGAGCTGGGCGCTTGCATCGCGGGTGGTAAACGATTTTGCGTAACATTATTTGAATTGAATAATTGATGCACAGCGGCAGCAGCCGCGGcggcctgttgttgttgttgttccgcTGAAGTTTTGAGCAGCCCTTGATGATGTGAGTACAAGGCTGGATGATAGCCAGGAAAGAGCAAGTGTGACGGCGGTAGGAAGGCAGGTGGTGGCATGACTGGCAACGAACCGAGTCCGGGGAACGGCAGCGGCAGGAAATGTGGCAAGTCTTTGCGTAGTTGCGGTGGTGGCGGCGCTGTCGCAGACGCACCGCCCGCTTCTGGAGCATGTTTAGCGCTTAAGTGTAGCAACGCATTGGCGCCAGCGCTACCACGCGTACTCATTTCTAATGAGTTGTCTGAATTGTGCGAATCTGGTGAGCTGACGGCTGGTGATGCTGTGGCTGGATGTTTGGCTGCAGCTGCTGCCGCAGCGTATTCTTCGAGTCCCAACATAAGCAATTCCTCCTTTGTGCGTGGCGGATAGAGTCCCGGGTAGGCACCTGCATGACCCAGCATGCCAAGTGCGGCAGCTGCTGCAGCGCTGCTGGGCGGTCCATGTGGTGACAAGCCGTGCGGCACTGGTGGTTTCTGCCCCGGCATAAGTGGTGGTCCACCATGTTGTGCCGCTGCGTGGGCGGCTGCCACCGCTGCCTGCTGCTGATTATTATGATGTGCTGCCATTGCTGCCGCTGCTTGCTGCTGTTGCTCTTGTAGAAGACAATGTATCTTGAACCAGTTCGAACGTCGGCCATAACGTGAACCACTCTTGGACATACCCACAAGCAGGCATTTGCGTAGGCGGCAAGCTTTGCAGGCGGTGCGATTCTTCTTATTGATTATGCATTCACCGTTATTCTTGCAATCGCTGATGGAGGAGAGATTGTTGTAAGAGCGGCCGAAGAAGGActgcaaatataaataagaaagttATGAGTGATTAATTGACGAGGTTGAAGAAAAACACTATCGAAATTTTACGCAATTTTCTTCAGTGGCTACTAtgcttataatatttaaataatagaaCAAAAGTGAATGATTGTTGCTCATTTAGGaactataataaaataaatttggtatAAGATTACTCGATATTCGTAATGATAGATTATTCGTGATGATAGATGAATATTTATTGCTAACAAAGACAGTTGATATTGAAGCAGTGTCCTTAAGGTAAAAACACCGTTAACAAACTATGCCAATAATAATCGATAACACTAACAATATACGGATAACAAATATATCGATATAAGTAGCGATAAATAATAAGagtgtttgataaaaaaatatattcgataTCAATTATCGATAATGATAAGCAATATTAGTTTTAGTCGGCATAAATATTCAACAATACTCATAgtaatcgaaatttcgaaaattttgtcgGTTAATAATGAGCAACGGCGTTTTCGAGCATTACTTATTGTTGGTATTGTAGTAGAACTGTTTCCCAAACATCTTTGAATAcgttaaaatgaaaaatcattGGTCCTTAGAATCGACTTTAGTGGTGCATCTTATcgaaatcgcctaatttttagCAATCGATAACTattataaatttagttattataaACTGAATAAATGTGTAtcgataaaaatttttgatgattttctTAAAGATAATGATAAAAACGATAACCGATAATAAtcgaaaattatcgataaaaccATGACCGATATTTTATCGATAATTATCGATAATTATCGATAAAAGCAAAATATCTTAAGCAAATTGGTCTTTGTATTTGTAGAATTTTTCTTAagatttttgaagaatttttaagCACATAATTTTTATGTAGAGATTTTTTTGTCGGAAATAAGTGGAGCAAATATTTGAAGTATCCGATGTTATTCCAATCAACTAGAAATAAGTCATATTGCCACTTTGAAGGAATGAGAACCCATTGGAGATGGTAAATATTTACTAGATCAAAAGTTTGCATCTTAGAATAACTTTAGATCAGCTAAAGTATGGTATATCCATTGGTTAAAACAAACAagataaattcaaaatattcgtACACGTGTTCTTTACTGCTTTGTGAAATATAATTAGCATCATTTTTAACCGATGGATGCACTGCTTCTACAGAAACGAAGTAACTTCCAAGAATTGATGTATGAATGCCTACGAAATATACTCTTAAACTACTCTGGTCCCAGGTTTGTATatagattttgcaaaattatacttagttaaatatttattcaacagaacttatttaacaaaaattatcaagTTTATTGTGATCAGAAAATCAGTATTATGTCTGTAGCCgtcatcaaaaaaatatttaaaacttttcgaATAAAAGTAAAGGCCTTGAGCACCAAATTTCATTTTCCTAACGTTACGATTTCtcacataaacaaataattaaaaaaaagcattaCAATCATTAAAAATGAACTTGTTAGCACACCTTGCTCCAAAAACTTGCCCTTTTCTGTAATTCTGGCGCTCACTCTGCACAAAACTAATTAATGCCGAAGCAGCGCCATTGTTCTTGTTCTTCTGCTAGATTGCGCTGTTATTTGTGTTGCTGTTACGGTTTCTAATTTCCAATTCGTTTGCAGCCTTACTCGCTTTATTGGAGCGCACTAATCTTCTTCACACCTTCCAAATTGACAGCCACGACATTGTCAGCTGTCGCGAAGTGCCGTTGCTGCAGTGTGAATGTCAAAGTGTGCCAACTCGGGCAcaaaccaaaacaaatacgcCAAATAAGCGAGAAACTATAATCGAATAGAAAcaccaaacacacatacacacacaaacaaaagcaaaaactcaTTAATTGCCAATTGAGGCtacaaaagacaaaaaaagagCTCcgcttacaaataaaaactaataaaatgttgAATGCAAGACAAGCAAATACCGTTTGCCGTTGCATCTTCAACGAAATCATGCCGCACaacatcactcatacgccacctGCACCCACTGCTGGCGCTGTGACGTGCCGCGTTCACTCAATGCCACACGCCTCACACACTCGTCTCTTTGCTagttttgtatgtacatatgtgtgtgtgtatttacttGGCATCTATGCTTGGTGTTTCGTTGAATTACTTGTAAATACTGACGTAATTGTGGCGCACTGCTTGTCTTTGAGTGCCGTCGTTCTTGATTTTGCTCTTTTCTTGTAATTTTAGCAAGCGATTGCTACATACCTAGCTTTGTTGTGCATTGTTGTTGACTTTGTTGGGGCATTTACGAAACTAAAAGAGCGCATTTCCGACCTAGTAATCTTGATGCCCAATAAACCTTAAAAGCGTCGCTGGTGGTGCCGGCTGGTTGAATTTGACTGCGccgatttttgattttttggtttaaagtttttatttccattgattttatgtactttttacgaaagaataaattatttgtaattaaaataatactaCTTTGTTATGGAGTTAATCAATTTGCATTTCGTATTTGGTTTCATGCTTGCAAGCAAAGTTATGCGCATCCAAAACTCGCCATGCGGTTGTTCCACAAATCAAATATAGTTAGGATATGGCAGCCAAGCAGGTCAAAAATTTAGTAAGAAGAGATCACTGTTTACGTTTAGGTGGCTCATAAATAGAGATGAGCTGAATATTCATAAAAAGTTCTATTACTAGAGGCAGTACTGTAAATCTTTCTGCCGAACTTTCAATCATATCTTTCAGCATATCTTTTTATCGTTCTCATCGAGGCCGCTTTATTtgcgtaaaattattttttttagaaaatcaaaGTTTATTATTTGTAACATAAAAGGGCTGTGAGATAAGTGGAGTTCGCTTGATATACAAAGGAATTGTTAGTTTCATGCCTGGACTAATTGCACGCTGGGTATACATTTAGTGTGTATGGGTCAATTCTGGTTAAGCAGAAGTTTAACTTCCAACATTATTCGCAAAGAAATTGCACAAGGATCACTATAAATTACGCGTGGCAACTCCCGCTATTCGTCTTGGATAGGTGGTCGTTTGAGTCCAAGTAGGCCATTGAGAAGGTGTTGATGgatccactgtgaatggcggttgCTGCGTCTGAAGTCTGGTTTGAAGCTACTTTGTCTGCGTTTCACTACATTCAGGCGACCTTATCAGCCGATTACCTTATACAATGTCAgtaatgtttttttgttcttactCCAAAAGCTGTCGAGATGTCGATTAgggacttgaggattttgttacTGTAATATGAGAGTAATCGCGCTGGCTAAGGAGAGAAGGagcacaaattttttaatataacattAAAAGTTGTACGGCTGTTGACAGTCAGAATAGTTGCAATTAGTAAATATAGTTGTGTGGATTTAGTCGGGGGGGTTGGAAGTGTAAAGCTCATTGCAGACAAGAAGAGAGAAAGATGGGATAGAATGCTGTTTACTTTCCAACACATGTCGTCGCGTCCATTGCCTCATTTCAATATCGTACAATCATCTGCGTATGAGGTAATGGAAATTCCCTCAGTTGATTGAGTGAGTTTCAAAATATGGAAGTTAAATCCTCTGTTTAATTGTTATAAACTTAGAGTTTTGTTCTTGGAACAGTACGGAACATTTCCGATTAAGAACAGTTTTCTCACTGTATGCTTTTTGATTTAGACCACGAATTATCTGAACGCTTATGACGATGAATATTCTGCACGTTCCAAAAACTATGTTGATGTTCTGCTAGACACTCTTGAGCGTACGTTGGGAGTAACAAGACCTCAAATGTTTTCTCTTCTGGGGAAAGGAGAAATTTTGGAGAAAAGACTTCCCTTTGTTGGTATGTTTCACTTGCAGGCTCACTCTTTTCATGCTTTTCTGCGATCCTACATTTTTGCCATATCGACCTGAAATATTTTGCACGGAGAAAGCTCCTCATGTGCGgtcttaataaatatttttgaatgtgGTAACTTTGGTAACTGGATCCTCATATTTTTGTggtaattaagaaaattattgttgGATTTAACATTGAAATACTTATGAAAAGTACGTCATGGagtaatttacaattttttctttgcttcagCTACTCATTAGaccggaatcatgccagcagttgggacactttttttttgggcacctccgaagacagcctataactccgttatttttcaacatttttataaaaaaaaatttttttaatgtaactgaaaatataccttattatgctcaaagaagtttgaaatattcaatagggtactttctcttaaaaaaattcacgaaaactGGTATAGTCCTTTAAGTTAATTGAAGCCATTGaacgctacgcgcattgaaatCTATTCCGGAAACTGACTTAcataactgtttcgaggattagaGAAACCGTTGGCCAAGGGTTTTATTATAAGGGACACGTCTTAGGTTTTGAAGAATAAAGTGAGAGCTTTAAAATTATgagcaaagtcttactattttttttctcCTTGTAGTATGTACAGCACTGATTGCTGCCAGTCAACTCCAGCGAACCAACTTTGTACCTCAGTTTAGTTGACTTCACCTGCAATCAGGTGGATACTATGAGTATAACTGCTAAATGCATTTGAGtgcattttgttgttatatCTTTGCTTGCTTCTTCAAATTTTCTGTACTTTTTATTTCTGTCCACTATTTATAGCCATTcaataattgttgtttttgcttttcgtaTAATAATTAAGCAGCCCCAACCAAGTTGCCACAGCTTTGCTGGCTTTTGCCATTTGCGCTTTGTTGCATTGAATTAAATTGTCTGTTTGCTTAGTTGTCACGGAAAAAATAAAGCggaatattgtaaataaaaacaacaacataacgtTATATTGCTGTttgcaatgaaaataataacaacaaaaacaatcaaagACCGCGGCACGTTGCTTTTTGCGGCAATGGTTAATGTTGTAGGTGGCAACTGCGCTGCAGTTACTtgctttgtatgtatatacaggtgAGTAAGTTGCCACAAAGCTATACCTCGTGCTTGCCGCTTGTGCCGTGCAAAGGTCGAGCTTTGCTTCGTCGTATGAATCACTGCCAAGTGGGtgtttaatttttggttattaatttttgatggTTGAGAGCATATCGGAGTGGAAGCGTTATTACAAAACGCTTTTTGTTTGGctgcagtaaaaatattttagggaaaaacatttttgacacacagtaGAAGACATCGGGGATCTTATGAAATAGTATGTATAAAGTTATCagccctcagtttttaagatatcgctctgaaattttgacaTATCTTTTTCTTCCTAAGATGCAAATTATTTCTCGGCATCGTCGATCTCATACTAAGTACTTATAATACTCGTATAGCTGCAATATTAACCAAGCGATTAGAAGCAAGTCTttagatgaaaaaaagttttatctgtCAAAGTATCTTCATGGAATTGGCATGCGTTATTATTTAAAGCAACGCTATAATATCTTGAAATATTGCGTGGATCGAACTATTATATCAAAAGGTTGTCATACAAGCTGATCGGAATCAAAATCGGTTCGAAAAaggataaataaattttgatacgTTTTTAAGcttgaagcaaaatatttatgaagcTTCAGTGTTAAAGTAGTAGTAGTTAAAGCgtttttcagtttttgattttgtcaatattttatcaatattgaattttcgttataaagttgaacgatttgcgAACGTTGTTCACgacttgacacgactcacgcatgATCTGTTGCAAAAAACACCATTGCTTGGATCACCCATTTTATCACATTTCACTTCTTTTCGTAATTACCTCTTGTGTATTTTCTATTGTTCTAAGCAACTGGTTTTTACGATTTCTCCCTTCCAACCCTTTATTTTCCCGTCTAATCTCATTAGTTCCTGATACCTAAGGACtgcttgcttttatttataattacacctttattatcatttgagaTTTGTGATAGCATTAAAAAGAGCGCAGAGAGAATGAGAAATTTCGCTCATTAGCAGTAAATAAAATACCGTTAGAATGGCTTATATCCATATGACAAATCAGTATGTACACACAAATTATTATACCACTCATTTATGGCTTTAAGTAGCAATAAAAGGCTCTGTTTGGTTTCActtcatttatttaaagtttactttcacacatacaaatgcattttaCTAAGGCTTGCACGAAGTTTACTTAACTCTTCATGTTTTATTTGTCATATTTAACTcacaaagtataaaaaaaaaacgcaaaaagaaCGTTTAGAGCGGCTCAAGCAGGGCAAAATGAAGGCATAATAAGACATAACCTTCTAAATTAAAGAAGAAGTGGTTAcagaattattaaattttgtggaCTGGGACGTTAACTGCTAATTTCAAGCAATGTCTCACATGCCCTGTTACACTTAATACTGCTTTCATGTTGTAACATGCTAGATTTTTTATGAATCACTAAAAACTAGTCTACAAACAGTCTTGGTTTTTGTTACTAATTTCacgatttttcattttcatcactAAATAAAGCGTTCGATCATATGAAATCACACAGTTCGAGCCTAAAACCGCCAATTCAGCGACTTGTGTAGGCCGCCAACTTAATGAGCACCCAACGATATGcttcatttaatttcatttagtgGAACACAATAAATAAACTAACGGTGTACTTAATTACAATTGTCGATTTCCATAAGgtaaagcaatatttttgatGCTTGAACGCGTATCGCCTGTTTCGTTTTGCAAACCAAGTTCgtggcttaagtcttttgtacgTAGAACAAATGTGAGGCCGCTGGAAGTGCCGGCATTATGCAATAGAGAAGCAAGAAATCAAGAATAAACAGAGCTGAACtggcagcaaaaaaaattcttacgCTGCAGCAGTGCAGCAAGTCAATGTTAATGtaagcaaaaccaaaaaattaaaaaaaaaattttaaagtaaagaaaaaactttaaaacaaaaagcaaatcgacctaaaaaatttgaaataaataaaaatccaaaatcgaaataaataaaattaaagaaatatcgaagtaaaaatatctaaaaaacataagaattgaagaaattaaaaaaaattagtctgAAAGAAAATCAGCTGCACTGAACTTGCTTTAGACGTAGAAGAAAACTTAAGCGAAAACTTagcaaaaaaaccaacaaaaatcgcgcaaaaattgaagcaaaaaAAGACACTAAgcgaaataaagaaacaaacagCAAAACGGCGAACTGCAAGCAGCACAATGTGTCTACATAATGAGCGCCAtatcagcaataacaacaaacacagctTTAATTGTTGTATTGTAAGCAATATACAAagccacaaacacatacattgATACTAGTATTTATACGTGTATACACCTGCATATGCGCATAACATTAGCTAATGATGAAGATGAGTTGAAGGTCGTTCGCAAGTCGCATTAACTAgttgcaaacaacaacaacaattgcaagtATAGCATAGTGCACTGCTTGTAAATAACAACGCTGCACGAACTCTGCCAGTGCACTTCACTACAAGCACACACCCAGACACACATGTGTGCACTCAAATGTGTGCttataatgttgttgttatataaTTGAGTAaacgagattttttttttacaatttcaagCGAGTAATGAGGAAAAGTTTTAGAATAGCAATTGTATGAGCAGCAGTTATTGTGCCAAACGACTATCGCTTTAGATTTATTGAATTACTTGTTGAAGGGGGGGTCATACGTGGtggcatttattaattttaagagcCCTACACTTGTATCTGAGGCATTACGAAGGAAATAAATGTGTCGACAGATAGTAGTACCGAAGTGTATTGAATGCGATGACTgagcaaagaagaagaaatttgcTGGCATGTATACCGCTGATGTGGTTAtgaccgagttaacaacagttgCAATGTTATCAGTCAATAATTGGAGGCTAGAAAGGTATTACTAAAACTTAACAGTTTTCAATTTACATGCTAACTCTGTTGGTGAAAAATAGAAAGTAATTAATAGaactatttatttcaatatttaaagaaGACAGCTTTCCGAAAGCAGATATATTAAGTATTAGTAAGGACACACACACCAAAAAGCCTTTGAggaaaaatagaataaatattttttgaattacgCGCTAACTCTGATGGTGCTAACAAAAGGTGCTCCACTATATTTGTGAGTCCAACCTTCTGCGTGGATTAAATATGAATGCAGctctcttttgcttatattggAGCATTACTTGTTCATTCATCGACAAGTGATCCTACTGATCGGCGTGTCCTGTTATCGTTAGAAGTTAACAATTTTCCGAATTATGGCTAGCAAAAAAGTACCAAATAATGTGTAAAATctaactttttgttttattttttttttcgtactaCCGAGCTGCCTTTAagtaatcaatattttttagaaattttgaagAACATACAGcagtgtatataaaaattttaaaataaaaaaaatttaataatatatttttaatgtataaaactgtgaaataaaatatatatgtgtaaccaaaacataatattatataataccatttataataacaaatggTTGAACTCACCTTACAACCTTCGCAAGTAAAGGCGCCAAAATGAAAACCCGCTGCCGGCTCTCCACAGACCTTGCAAGTCTGATTCATCTGTAaaataacaaatcaaataagaaattaaaattaactatttaTATTCAGCGAAAATACACTATACAAATTTGTGaacttaatataatttttagactAAGAATGACCATGTTAgatattaaagaagaagaaattgcgCGTTTGTTAATaacattatgaaaaaaatttaaaaattagtgcagtgacttaaatatataaaattgaataaatttttgttataataattttgtatactcTGAATATCGAATAAGCGAAATCAGTAAGAAATATTAGAGTTTTTgtcagaaaataaatttttgttgtggAAATAACACCTTAGTTTTCAATATAGGAATATATCCATGCTTTatgaatttctaaataaattaaaaatttctacttGTCATTATTTATTCCACATATCATCCTgagttttacaacttttaaagcTTGACTTGCTATATTTCtgcataaaagaaaaacatgaaaaatattgCCAAGTTCGTTGCTAAAGTCTTTGGCGTTTGGCTGTGACAAGCGTGCGTTAAACTTACTATACAAGTAAGTAAGTAAGCTACAAAAAAGAATTGGCTTTAGTAAATAATtaggtatatattatataattattaaaaaaatattgaaattataaaacttttttgtcaagaatataaggaaaaatataactaaaaataacCCGATTTTTAAGCATTAATGAATAACAAAGATTAGCACATCTGCAGAAGCGctcaatttgaaatatttagctTATCATATTAAGCTTTTCTTGCTTaagatgaaaaaaatttgttagttttcgactttcgaaaaaaaattattcaatatggTCTGCGAAAAAATGTTATAGTCAATTAAAAAATCCtagttaaaattaagaaaagaaaagaaaagaaacccGTTCCAGaagcaataaaactaaaacttagCTCCAGAAATAAGCCTCTCAAAACTCAGCACTTAAACCttttaataaagcaataaattgcACACCAACAAATAAGAGTAAAGCAGAAatcatatttcaattaaaagcaaCAAATGCTAAGCAAATCGCGATTGAAATCTGAACGTGCTGCAAACTGAGGCGAAACGCGAAAATTCACACGCATGTTCGTGGGCCATAATGGAGTGCGTCGCTGGCATTTTGTTGCTGCCAGCTATCTTTTTCTGCGCTCCATTTGTGTTGTAAAACCacattgctgtttttgttgtagtgatTGCACATGCGCAATAACGCATGTTCGGCGCAAGAGTCATAATCGCAAGTGAGCGGCCGTGCTGCCAGCCACCTTCGGAGCAGAGCTGCTGGTGCAATACATATCATAAAATTCATATCAAATGCTTGGCGCGCACACGGCAACAGTTGAAtgcaaagacaaaaaaaaaaaaagttaactaaAGCAAGAGGCTGCGCCTGCGCAGCACTCGAATGTAGATGGAGTCAACTGATGAAATCTCGAAAGttacatatgaaaaattgccCCTGAAGCGGCGCTGAATAGATTAGAAGTGCACAGCTTATAGAACAGCGCAGCGACAACATTTATTGCCAGCGTATATAcgtagaaatatatgtatatctgtgtaAATGTTTATGGCCAAGTAAGTGGCAAACGCTGTTTGCACGTTTATGAAGCAGCAAAAtaatttgtcttttatttttatttgcttgcacTCTAGTTCAATTGCAATCATCATGCAATGAGTTACTTTCTCATTCGCATGCGCCGATGCGCCAACCAGAGCATTTACATTCGCCACTCACCTTTGAATCTGGCGAGTCAGCATGGAAATCTTCATTGCATGTTCACTTTTACATTTGttacttgctttattttattcaattttattttatgttgctTTTTATGTGTCaggtatttgtatttgtatcaataaaattattgttatttttgagtttttgtttttgttgttgctctgtGTTTTGTGTATGTTCACATTGAATTTATtgcaatgcaaatatttatcaacaaaTTGCAATCGGACAAGGCCAAGGACTCGTGTTACGTCGCTGCTGCGGCCGAGGCTCTTGCTGCTGGTGCTTATGCCATAGTGATGGGAAATAAAGTTGGCTTTGAGCTGCGCACAGTGGTATAAAATTAGTGAGTTTAGGTTAATATcaggcaaataaatatattatttgcttctaaaaacaataaagcatcGTATGCTAGTAGTTCAACTAAAATTCTGATTATTCGAAGTAAgctttcatatatttatgtataagtaaGCAAACTGATGTGGCATGACTTGAATATTCTCAAATTGttactaatattttatattatttttgtatcaaattattaatttaacattttttccggTTTGCTGCATTTGGTCTTGtagatagaaatattttttatagtcaTCTGTTCTAAAGATGAATCACCATTCTGTTAACCCACCATTGCTCTCAAAGTTTAGTTAGTGTCCCTCCTGGCTTATAAATTCAATCCATAGGAGCTCTACGTAAAGCTAAAGAAAGACACCCATGCTAATTTTATGCTTAAATGATCCTCTTTATTCATATCAAATcctggtttttaatttttattcgaaataattaattcttatttttttat
This genomic stretch from Bactrocera dorsalis isolate Fly_Bdor chromosome 5, ASM2337382v1, whole genome shotgun sequence harbors:
- the LOC105221892 gene encoding knirps-related protein — translated: MMNQDNPYAMNQTCKVCGEPAAGFHFGAFTCEGCKSFFGRSYNNLSSISDCKNNGECIINKKNRTACKACRLRKCLLVGMSKSGSRYGRRSNWFKIHCLLQEQQQQAAAAMAAHHNNQQQAAVAAAHAAAQHGGPPLMPGQKPPVPHGLSPHGPPSSAAAAAALGMLGHAGAYPGLYPPRTKEELLMLGLEEYAAAAAAAKHPATASPAVSSPDSHNSDNSLEMSTRGSAGANALLHLSAKHAPEAGGASATAPPPPQLRKDLPHFLPLPFPGLGSLPVMPPPAFLPPSHLLFPGYHPALYSHHQGLLKTSAEQQQQQAAAAAAAVHQLFNSNNVTQNRLPPAMQAPSSPLTTATTAPYSNKLDACKDAERVTQSSKCGDALNNNHIPNGSKAAEELTKRFYLDAVLKSQRNSPPPTTTKLPEHPKHDYSISALVTPNSESGRERLRSRQSNDEDEECEERNDITRRSTTAANDAHALIGNGGDTDERAKAQCDNDEDDEEELVVSMTPPHSPVNNRTLNSGADNSTTATNINNTNNNNTTPATTPTPAVATLPTVSPTAAKSSHQQDNPIDLSMKTCSSVASSSLSSKCSSTGSVQATDSDNEIECVGEQEEQTKCRQHSKDAEKQMQSFKPLAECAVEPLLQVEIDDSDKPIDTRPLKLCDNNKNNNNNDNNSANNNNNGNKSNNSKNNSNNSNNNSNNSNNNSTQLINSSDSDESVLQLDTVKRKLQPVSSKPSEGDVLSAKRLKLSAAATALECVANIKTGVDDFVGTASKATTTTPLDLTTKV